Part of the Varibaculum massiliense genome is shown below.
TTGGGGTCCAGTTTCCAAAAACGTGGGATTATGTGTAAAACTAGGGACGTTGATTTTTTATTTGGGAAGGTGTTTTAGATGTCTAAACGTGGACGTAAACGCAAGAGTCGTCGTACCAGTGCCGCCAATCACGGTAAACGGCCTAACTGCTAAGCAAAAGTATTTAGCTACCGCTAAAAGCTAGCGGTAAAAACTTTTGGGGGCTTGGATGACTAGCAGTCATCCAAGCCCCCAAACAGTTTCTTGGCACTGAACTAAGCGAAAGCCTTTTCCATTAACTCGGCGTTTTCGGTCTTATGCAACTTTGAATTACCCGCTGCCGGAGAGGCCGCTTCCGGTCGGGAAGCTACCTGCACTGTCTTGCCAATAGCTCCCGGCAGATGCAAAGCCATGAATGGCCAGGCGCCCTGATTCTCCGGTTCATCTTGAACCCAGGTGAGGGGCAATTCGCCCCAGGTGTCCAGAACTTTCTTTA
Proteins encoded:
- a CDS encoding 50S ribosomal protein bL37, producing the protein MSKRGRKRKSRRTSAANHGKRPNC